ATCCCTGCAAAGTTTCCAGAGGAGGCAGATGCCCTTATTCACTACGGTGAAGCGCCGGATTGGGCAAATGTAACAGTCTTTCCCTTGTTGGAGTTGCATGGATTCCCAGCCTGCAGCCCGTCATTGGTCCAGAAACATGGACCTCTCGCGTCCGCTGAAGACATTGCGTCTTACCATTTGTTGCACGGGGAAGATCGAACCAATTGGCGTGATTGGCTGAATGCGGCTGGTGTCGTCTCTGCCAGCCATCTTGGCGGCACTCTCTACGATGACTTCGGACTCACCATAGAAGCAGCGGTAGATGGCGAAGGCGCCCTGATTGCAGATCCTGTGCTCTGCGAACGCGAATTGGCCAACGGCATGCTGGTACCGCTTTCGAGTCGTAAAGTCTTTTGCGCGCGCTTTTTTCTCGCGATTAAGGACACTTCCATGCAGCGGGCCGTAGTCCGCAAAATGCGTGATTGGTTATTGGCAGAGTCGGATGCGATGAACCGATAAGTGAGACGATTTTCTGTCCTCTTAAAAGCCATACGTCAGTTAAGGGCGGAAACCGAAAGTTCGCTGCACGGCGCGTCAACGGCCGAATTTGGAGTAAAGTGTTACAAGCGAAAGGGACGTGATCTTCGTCTTTAGGAGCATGCCTTCAATATGTTCCGATGAACGCCTTCGCTCATCTGTTCCATTGGAAACAGACAAAATTCTTGAAAAAAAACGTTTTTTTGGGGAGTTTGGATCTGCAGCAATTTGAATTGATGTGACAGCGAAGCTGTAACGTCGCCGACAAAATCTCCTATTTAGAGAGGCGCTCTCATGGAAAGATCGACAGAAGACCTCAGCAAGGCCCTAACCGACGCCTTCACAGCTTCCCTCATTCGTTTCGCTTTAATCGCCTTTGTGCTTTTGGTGTGCACTTGGGTTTTTGCTCCGTTTTTGCCAATTATGCTTTGGGGTATTGTGCTTGCAGTCGCGCTCTATCCGGCCCAGACAGCCCTCCAGAAAAGGTTCGGATGGTCGCCCGGTCGAGCGGCCACTGTGATCGTTTTGATCGGCATTGTCCTCATCGGTGTTCCTACCTGGTCTATTGGCAACGCGTTCGCGGTTAGAACTCTTGAGGCCTATTCGGCATACGAGGCGGGAACCCTTACAGTACCTGCAGCAAACCCCGCCGTTGCCGAGTGGCCTCTGATTGGTGAAGATCTGCACGCGGCGTGGGTCGCTGCTGCCACCGATCTTCCCGATTTCTTGGAAACAAAACAGCCACAGCTGAGCAAATTCGCTTCGTGGGTGCTTTCCATGGCGTCCAGCACCGCGGGCAGTGTCTTCCAACTCATAGGTGCTCTTATCATTGCGGGTATCATGTTGGCGTGGGCAGAGGCCGGGACAAAATCGATCCGTCGCATTCTGATTGGGTTGTCTGATGCCCAGCTCGCGCCAGAGCTGCATGAACTCGCAACGAAAACAATTCGCCAGGTCGCAATTGGGATCATCGGCATCGCCTTTATCACGGCCATAGTGTTTGGCATCGTTGCCTTCATTGCAGGTGTGCCAGCCGCGCCTCTGTTGACCATCATCGCTCTTTTGCTGGCCATAATGCAGGTGCCGGTCACACTCGTCGCTCTCGTGGCTGCCGGGCTACTATGGGCAGGGGATAATTCGGTGCCTTGGAATGTGACCTTCACGATCCTTCTCCTAGCGGCAAGCATGACGGACAACTTCCTCAAACCGATGGTGTTGGGACGCGGGCTGGATGTGCCAATGCCCGTTGTGCTGATCGGCGCCATTGGCGGCATGATGGCCGGTGGCATTCTGGGAATGTTCATCGGCGCGGCGTTCCTGTCGGCCGGATATCAAGTGTTTATGAAATGGGTCGATTCCGAAAACCAACCCGCTGACGCAGAGGTCGCAAATGACGCAGGAGCAGGCTGACAAATCCACAAATCGCACCACAGCCATCATTTTGGCTGTGCTTGCGCTTGTGTTTGTTTGGTATCTGGTTGCTGACCGAGCAACCCCATACACGGCCTCTGGACGGGTCAAGATGTTCACCGTTCCGGTGGTCTCTGATGTGTCAGGTTTTGTCGTCGATGTGCCGGTTTCTCAAAACGCTTTGGTCGAAGCCGGGCAGACCTTGTTGCAACTCGAAACCACGCGGTTCGAGACAGCGGTGGAAGTCGCCGAAGCGGCATTGGAGGCCGCTGGTCTGAATGTCGGCGCAAGCACGGCAAGCGTTGCCGCAGCGACGGCGGGGCTGACCAAGGCGCGTGCGCAACTCGAAGAAGTGCGCACGCAGGCGGCCCGTATCTTTGAGCTGGAGCAGAAAGGCATTTACGCAAAGGCCCGAGGCGACCAAGCCCGCGCGGAGATCGAAACGGCAGAGGCAGGGGTGTCAGCCGCTGAAGCTGAACTGAACCGCAGTCGGGAGCAGCTTGGGCCGCAGGGCGCAGACAATCCACAAGTCCGTCAAGCAGTGGCCGCATTGGCAGAGGCACAGCTCAACCTCGAGCGCACGCAAATTCGTGCTCCGATGCAATCCGTGGTTGGAAACTTGCAAATTGATGCAGGGTATTACGTCAATGGCGGACAGCCGGTCATGACACTGATCTCTGGCGATGAGGTTTGGATCGAGGCCAATCTCTCGGAAAACAATCTCTCGCACGTCAAGCAGGGCGACCGTGTATCGATTGCTTTTGACGCTTTCCCCGGTCAGTTGTTTGAGGGCCAGATCCGCAGTGTAGCCGTCGGTGTTTCGACCGGCGAGCAACCCAATCTCGGTGCTTTGCCCATGCCAGAAGAGGTCACCGGGTGGCTGCGGCCTGCCCAAGTGTTTCCCGTGATCATTGAAACCACCAACTACGAACTGGCTGAAGACATCCGACAAGGGGCCGCTTTGCGCCTCAACGCGCGGGCAAACGTCATGGTGTTTACTCAGGAGAGCGGCTTGTGGAACGCGCTGGGGGCCATGTGGATCCGATTGGTGAGTTGGTCACTATATCTGTATTGACAGGGCACAATCCTGATGACGGATGACCAAGACACACAGGTTGGCTTTCATCGAATGGCTTTGCGTCTGACACTTGGTGTGGGCGGAGCTTTTCTGATTTCGCAGATTTGGCCCTGGCCGCTCAGCTACGTGATGCCGGTCTTTGTGGCACTGTTGCTGCAGGAAAAGCACCCGATGACCTACCGCGCAGGGATCGGCGCTGTCGGGTTGGCCTGGCTGTTGATGGCTATCGGCTATGGTATGGCCGTTATTCTCACGCCCTTCCCAGTGCTGTTTCTGGCCGCTGCGACTTTCCTGTTGTGGAGCCTGTATATGTTCATGCTGACGTCCGGCGCGCCGATGTTGGCCGTTGTCGGCGGCATCATCGGGGCTCTGGTCATACCAGTATTGGTGCCCAACCTGCCTGATGTCGCGCGGAGTGTAACAATCGGGTTGATGTTCAATACATTGGTCGCACTCTTGATCACACAAGTTGCCTTCCTTTTGGTGCCGCCCCTTCCAAACACACCGACTGAAGCGAAACCGCTGCCCAGTCGTGAAATGGCTGCATCGATGGCCTCGAAACTTGTCGTGGCCATTGGTCCAATTATGGCAGTGTTTTTGCTGTTTGGGTTGACTGACATTCTGTTGCTCAGCGTCGCGGCGATGATTGCTCTGTCCATGGGCGCCAAAGGAGGATGGTCCATGGGTATGGGGCTGGTGATTGCCAACTTGGCTTATGGCGGTGTCGTAATGTTGCTGTTTTACGAAGCGACGGTCATCGCTCCCGTACTACCGCTATTTTTGGCCACTAGTTTTTTCGTGGTCTGGATTTTTGCGTCCCGTATTGCACAAGGAACAGCGAAGTCCGCGATGTGGTCCAGTGCCCTCACTGGCTTCCTAATCCTCTCGGGCAGCATCATGTTGGCAACTGATGTCGATGCAGGCCAGAAGTTCGCTACCCGCGTTGGGCAATTGCTCGCAGCCGCGCTTTATGTCGCTTTGGCGTTCCAAACCGTTGATCTACTCTCGAGTGTTCTCAAGAGCAGAAGTAACCGAGAGGCGCCTTGAAGGCTCAAATGTGCCCATCGCACAGATTTTCCCTATCTGCGCGCTCGGTCGATAGCAAAGAACTTAGGGACTGGGACTTCTACAAACTTCAGATCGAGCGGATGAGTTCGCAATTCGCTGGCAGTCTTTGTCTATACCTGCTTTCAAGTCTTCACCGCTTGAGAAGGTCAAACGCTGTTTTCTCACTGATTTGCGCCATTGACTGGCAATCAAAGATTGGCCCAGAAACATCGCTCACGGTTATCTGAGATTTGGCGATCTTGTTGGTGGCGGTGCGTGGGAATTCCTGCACAAAACCTATATAGCGCGGACGCTTAAACGCAGCGAGACACTCGGCGTGGTTCTTGACAGCGGTAGCGGGCATATCGGCCTCTGAAAACCCCTCCGCCAGCTTCACCAAAACCATCACTTCTTCACGTCGCATGTCGTCGGGCACGGCAAAGGCGGCGGCTTCGGCAATTTGCGGGGCTTCGCGCATGGCGGTTTCAACCTCGGTTGCAGAGATGTTTTCGCCAGCGCGTTTGATCATTTCTTTCAGGCGGCCAACGATGCGATGATAGCCGTCCTCGTCTTTGACAAAGAGATCGCCAGAGCGGAACCAATCTCCATCAAAGCTGTCGGCGTTCGCATCGGGGCGTTTGTAGTAGCCCAACATGATAGCACGACCGCGAATCTGCAGCTCTCCGGGATCGCCGGGCGCACATTCCTGTCCGTCATCTCCGACCACACGGGTCTCGCGATAGGGCGCGGCGATGCCACAGGTGTTATTTTCCAATTTTTCCTGACTGTTCTGCGGACAAATGATCGCCGGGCCGACTTCGGTCATACCGAAGCTGTCGCGTGCCGCGAGATTGAAGCGTGCCTCGGCCTCGGCCCGGGCCGAAGGGCGCCAACCGAAGGCATGCACAAACTTGAGTGGGATGTTGGCATCCTCTGGTGCTGGCGGCACGGTCTTCAAGATCGGTTCCGGCAGCACACAATAATGCGCGTCATGTTCATGCATCCAGCCCAGGAACTTTGTAAGGCTCATTTTCGAGGCTACAATTGCCTTGCCACCAATCGCCATCGCAGACAGGAAAGACCATTGTCCGTCCATGTAAAAGAATGGCGCCCAGAAGAAGAGATTGCGGTTGCCATAGTGGTTGTGCACCTGCGCAATCGAGTGGCTGAGCACAATCCAATAGTCCTGTGTCAGCATGCAGCCTTTCGGGAAACCGGTGGTGCCGCTGGTGTATTGCAGGTTGGCGAGGTCAGTGGCCACGACAGGGTAGCCGGGGTCAAAATCCGCTAGAGGCCCGCCTTCTTCGAGGGCACCGAGATCTCCGTTCCGAACCACAATTGGCGTATCCAGCAGCGCGGGACGTTTGGACATGGCGTCAAAAGCGTCACGGAATTGATCCCCGAGGATCAGCGCCTGTGCGTCAGATTGGTTCAGGATATAGTCCAGCTCTTTGCCGCCGTAAGCAATGTTCACCGGCACAATGACCGCACCGATCTTCATGATCGCAAACCACAAGAGCACAGAGGCTGGTCCATTGGGGAGCATCACTGCGATATGTGCGCCTTTGCGATAACCAAGGGCCAACAGATTTGCTGCCACCCGGTTGGAGCGTTCGTGCAAGGCGCGGTAGCTGAGTTGTACCCCGTCCTGAAAATAGTCCACAGCAATGGCTTCGCCGTACTTTTTTGCCTGTTCCGCACAAAAGGCCGGCAGACTTTCCGGGAAACCGGACGCGGCGAGGTTCGCTGCCAAACCGTCAACTTCGATCTGTCCTGGGTGTTTGGTCATTCTGCGGCACCCTTTTCGGCCAGCGGAGGCTGTGTAGGCTGAACAGAGCGGGCAAGGCGGTACATATGACCCGCGGTAGCCATGGCATCGGATCGGCTCATGTCAAAGCTGCGCTGGTAGCTTTCCATCTCAACGCGAACACCCAAAGGCGGGTGAGATGCAATGCGTTCGGCCGCAGCCTGCGCGGTTTCCATCAGCTTCTCCGGAGCAACAACCTTGTTCACAAGGAACATGCGCGCTGCCTCCTCGGCATCTACTTTTTCTCCAAGCAGCAGCAACTCCATTGCCGCCGTGTGCGGGATCATGCGCCCAAGCGACAAAGCCGCGCCCGCGCCGCCCATGCCAAAAGCAATTTCCGGCATTCCGAAGACGGCATTGCTGGCTGCATAGCGGATGTCGCTAAGCAGATTGAAATAGATGAAGCCTTGCCCGAAACAATACCCGTTCGCCGCCCCCACAATGGGTTTGAAACGCGCCATATTCATAACTTCGTGTTCCCACCCAGGATACTCTTCGGTGTCAAAGGCCCGCGAAGGGGTCAGGTGACGCTCTACAACCTCTTCGCGGCTG
The DNA window shown above is from Shimia isoporae and carries:
- a CDS encoding LysR family transcriptional regulator: MRHHLPSLNALRVFEAAARHMNMSNAADELGISQSAVSQQVRRLEEWMGTDLFRREKSRLHLTQAGSDLGALLKRQLNELSETINVLSQTNVPDKLVLRVEPAFGAKWLRRRLQPLSVHLGGVHMEMRTDHLIPAKFPEEADALIHYGEAPDWANVTVFPLLELHGFPACSPSLVQKHGPLASAEDIASYHLLHGEDRTNWRDWLNAAGVVSASHLGGTLYDDFGLTIEAAVDGEGALIADPVLCERELANGMLVPLSSRKVFCARFFLAIKDTSMQRAVVRKMRDWLLAESDAMNR
- a CDS encoding AI-2E family transporter, translated to MERSTEDLSKALTDAFTASLIRFALIAFVLLVCTWVFAPFLPIMLWGIVLAVALYPAQTALQKRFGWSPGRAATVIVLIGIVLIGVPTWSIGNAFAVRTLEAYSAYEAGTLTVPAANPAVAEWPLIGEDLHAAWVAAATDLPDFLETKQPQLSKFASWVLSMASSTAGSVFQLIGALIIAGIMLAWAEAGTKSIRRILIGLSDAQLAPELHELATKTIRQVAIGIIGIAFITAIVFGIVAFIAGVPAAPLLTIIALLLAIMQVPVTLVALVAAGLLWAGDNSVPWNVTFTILLLAASMTDNFLKPMVLGRGLDVPMPVVLIGAIGGMMAGGILGMFIGAAFLSAGYQVFMKWVDSENQPADAEVANDAGAG
- a CDS encoding HlyD family secretion protein; the encoded protein is MTQEQADKSTNRTTAIILAVLALVFVWYLVADRATPYTASGRVKMFTVPVVSDVSGFVVDVPVSQNALVEAGQTLLQLETTRFETAVEVAEAALEAAGLNVGASTASVAAATAGLTKARAQLEEVRTQAARIFELEQKGIYAKARGDQARAEIETAEAGVSAAEAELNRSREQLGPQGADNPQVRQAVAALAEAQLNLERTQIRAPMQSVVGNLQIDAGYYVNGGQPVMTLISGDEVWIEANLSENNLSHVKQGDRVSIAFDAFPGQLFEGQIRSVAVGVSTGEQPNLGALPMPEEVTGWLRPAQVFPVIIETTNYELAEDIRQGAALRLNARANVMVFTQESGLWNALGAMWIRLVSWSLYLY
- a CDS encoding class I adenylate-forming enzyme family protein, with translation MTKHPGQIEVDGLAANLAASGFPESLPAFCAEQAKKYGEAIAVDYFQDGVQLSYRALHERSNRVAANLLALGYRKGAHIAVMLPNGPASVLLWFAIMKIGAVIVPVNIAYGGKELDYILNQSDAQALILGDQFRDAFDAMSKRPALLDTPIVVRNGDLGALEEGGPLADFDPGYPVVATDLANLQYTSGTTGFPKGCMLTQDYWIVLSHSIAQVHNHYGNRNLFFWAPFFYMDGQWSFLSAMAIGGKAIVASKMSLTKFLGWMHEHDAHYCVLPEPILKTVPPAPEDANIPLKFVHAFGWRPSARAEAEARFNLAARDSFGMTEVGPAIICPQNSQEKLENNTCGIAAPYRETRVVGDDGQECAPGDPGELQIRGRAIMLGYYKRPDANADSFDGDWFRSGDLFVKDEDGYHRIVGRLKEMIKRAGENISATEVETAMREAPQIAEAAAFAVPDDMRREEVMVLVKLAEGFSEADMPATAVKNHAECLAAFKRPRYIGFVQEFPRTATNKIAKSQITVSDVSGPIFDCQSMAQISEKTAFDLLKR
- a CDS encoding enoyl-CoA hydratase/isomerase family protein, with product MLKYEKSGHVATITIDNPPVNVFTPSMHKQMFEILQEFTADRDVRCGVFTGAGERSFSAGDDIKSKRPDRSREEVVERHLTPSRAFDTEEYPGWEHEVMNMARFKPIVGAANGYCFGQGFIYFNLLSDIRYAASNAVFGMPEIAFGMGGAGAALSLGRMIPHTAAMELLLLGEKVDAEEAARMFLVNKVVAPEKLMETAQAAAERIASHPPLGVRVEMESYQRSFDMSRSDAMATAGHMYRLARSVQPTQPPLAEKGAAE